From the genome of Aspergillus fumigatus Af293 chromosome 1, whole genome shotgun sequence, one region includes:
- a CDS encoding putative polyketide synthase has translation MCIQRKSSPRTLGTPYYVGRNNRLHSGRHPILVNQDPEEAWALGYDDNSNNESFFGFHGERFVPLAVEETFVTVQAETEYSLAKALGIGQLGYFYLIQDRVAGIDGTVVALSETCVQVPFHRLVTITNQADLNSPCFQASHETSSHRLCYQTSPQIQLREKETQRNRCQKLVLHASVSYDLAPGKGPASLNQRLERCLPCSCSIRRLDYLFQNVATLTSAESIRNATQCLVDAVTVANKVSNDHNGSVLKGNEIVSLKRGPKINAVVDWKSGQIIPSRIRSMEIDQTFVDNKKYLIIGLAGDLGRSIARFMVERGSPYDITLEMSHNPNKNPLITVKLQKERYGPKDAEAVTDAHLLIVSIFSRNPVLRVEDEMLDQGPNRGLDVPTVQGIYFFS, from the exons ATGTGTATTCAAAGGAAATCCAGTCCACGCACCTTGGGCACACCGTATT ATGTCGGCAGAAACAATCGTCTGCACTCTGGCCGCCATCCCATCCTAGTTAACCAGGATCCGGAGGAGGCTTGGGCCCTTGGCTACGAcgacaacagcaacaacgaGTCTTTCTTCGGGTTTCATGGGGAGCGCTTTGTTCCCCTAGCTGTTGAAGAGACCTTTGTGACGGTCCAGGCGGAGACGGAGTACTCTCTTGCAAAAGCTCTCGGAATTGGCCAGCTGGGCTACTTCTATCTAATTCAGGACAGGGTTGCTGGAATAGACGGCACGGTGGTCGCTCTCTCCGAGACTTGTGTTCAAGTCCCTTTCCACCGGCTTGTTACCATCACAAACCAGGCGGATCTGAATAGTCCGTGCTTCCAGGCATCTCATGAGACTTCCTCGCACAGACTCTGCTATCAGACCTCACCGCAG ATTCAACTGCGCGAAAAAGAGACGCAGCGCAACCGTTGCCAGAAGCTGGTGCTACACGCTTCAGTATCTTATGATTTGGCTCCCGGAAAGGGTCCGGCAAGCCTGAACCAAAGACTAGAGAGATGTCTTCCGTGTAGCTGTTCTATTCGCCGACTTGACTATTTGTTCCAGAACGTTGCTACACTGACATCCGCAGAAAGCATTCGAAACGCGACTCAGTGTCTGGTTGACGCTGTCACGGTAGCAAACAAGGTCAGTAACGATCACAATGGGTCTGTACTCAAGGGTAATGAGATAGTGTCTTTGAAACGAGGTCCCAAGATCAATGCGGTTGTCGACTGGAAGTCAGGCCAGATCATCCCCAGCCGTATTCGTTCGATGGAGATAGATCAGACATTCGTCGACAACAAGAAGTACCTGATAATTGGTCTTGCTGGTGATCTGGGCCGTTCTATTGCTCGCTTCATGGTCGAGCGCG GATCGCCTTATGATATCACCTTGGAGATGAGCCATAACCCTAACAAGAACCCTTTGATCACGGTCAAGTTGCAGAAGGAGCGGTATGGACCAAAGGATGCCGAGGCGGTCACGGACGCGCACCTGTTGATTGTGAGCATCTTTTCAAGGAACCCGGTGCTAAGagtggaggatgagatgtTGGATCAGGGGCCAAATCGAGGGCTTGATGTACCTACAGTCCAGGGTATTTATTTCTTCAGTTGA
- a CDS encoding tetratricopeptide repeat protein — protein MASRPQFGETRSQSYDALRSPSPRIEHFDGEIPPALSPLDAFAAQGRLLARQLEESKRGERRMSRLPPSSVARSLSQGRPGYFRAPSSGDSHNSQGGRGGELARRPTQKNNPEVEEPKFRPQSEHPRISAVSFLASEDGFAEDDEEATPTEGPPSLSTEPDTFGVPRAESPDEDMSTGSAPEAPPRFYASGPSSPVSSVGLAIAAPSRNSSTDSASRLNVPRSLAPPPSPLSRPSTSSRTTQPESSDDDYSSSNAGSTFSKPRKLSSCSAMSLPYSPMSANPRSHPRSPSLSSETSNTTGYLPRPSFNFSRPLSRSSTSLSAPVSIGGMDQTNQPSTMHRQHKPSPIIVPTQSDLANHAHEEPSSAVSSYIYTKYSLPRGRKVSRDSVVFSGLQTPNFEWKEPLFESPPPASTEAHLRPSRTPSPPPSGHESVYSQSMYSQRAHSMCGTPTTTGPTPSANEPGLRSQGAEATPEPEVDQVEPPSVEKQKAVAPPPGLTTSNKEDKEDTTSSADSASTIRPQTGRAASSSGIITAEEHVAKGIECHEKGSLKESTYHLRIAAKQNHPTGMLLYALACRHGWGMRPNQREGVQWLRKAVDCVGLELMDDSNGTIPQRAKEMQKAYRAQFALSIYELGVSHLNGWGIEQDKSLALRCFEIAGQWGDADALAEAGFCYAEGIGCKKDMKKAAKFYRQAEAKGISMVGNSWIYKDKYKSDDESAPRSRGRGRQGGTPEKNARSKSRTRSLFHRKKSLAAEA, from the exons ATGGCCTCCCGGCCGCAGTTTGGTGAAACCCGCTCCCAATCTTACGATGCCCTCCGGAGCCCCTCGCCGCGCATTGAACATTTTGACGGCGAAATTCCTCCTGCGCTCTCCCCTCTTGATGCATTCGCTGCTCAGGGTCGGCTTCTGGCCCGGCAATTAGAAGAGTCGAAACGGGGAGAAAGGCGCATGAGCAGATTGCCCCCTTCCAGCGTCGCACGATCTTTGTCACAAGGTCGACCAGGCTACTTTCGGGCCCCATCATCCGGCGATTCTCACAACTCTcaaggtggaagaggcgGGGAACTTGCAAGACGTCCTACTCAGAAGAACAATCCGGAGGTTGAGGAGCCGAAGTTTCGTCCACAGTCCGAGCACCCTCGCATTAGTGCTGTTTCGTTTCTTGCCAGCGAGGATGGCTTcgccgaggatgacgaagaggcCACGCCGACTGAAGGACCTCCGTCGCTTTCTACAGAACCAGATACTTTTGGAGTCCCGCGTGCTGAATCTCCTGACGAAGATATGTCTACGGGCAGTGCGCCGGAGGCGCCTCCACGGTTCTATGCTTCCGGTCCCTCCAGCCCTGTCTCCTCTGTTGGCCTTGCCATCGCTGCGCCATCTCGCAATTCATCGACTGATTCTGCTTCTCGACTCAATGTCCCACGCAGCCTGGCAccgcctccttctcctctgtcaCGGCCATCCACCAGCTCCAGAACCACGCAGCCGGAAAGTTCCGATGACGACTATAGCAGCTCGAACGCAGGGTCGACCTTTTCAAAACCGCGTAAGCTATCGTCCTGCAGCGCCATGTCGCTGCCGTACTCGCCAATGTCGGCCAATCCCCGCTCACACCCTCGGTCCCCATCCTTGAGTTCGGAGACGTCAAATACTACGGGCTATCTTCCCCGACCGTCGTTCAACTTCTCGCGTCCCTTGAGTAGGTCCAGCACATCCCTTTCTGCGCCAGTCAGCATTGGTGGTATGGACCAAACGAACCAACCGAGCACGATGCATCGCCAGCATAAGCCTAGTCCCATTATTGTGCCTACACAATCGGACCTAGCCAACCATGCGCATGAGGAGCCGTCGTCCGCAGTGTCTTCATATATCTACACCAAGTATTCACTTCCTCGGGGTCGCAAGGTCTCCAGAGACTCTGTTGTGTTCTCCGGTCTGCAGACTCCAAACTTTGAGTGGAAAGAGCCGCTATTCGAAAGCCCACCTCCTGCCAGTACGGAAGCGCATCTGAGGCCCTCTCGGACCCCATCTCCGCCGCCCTCAGGACATGAGTCAGTATACTCACAGTCCATGTATTCACAAAGGGCGCATTCAATGTGCGGTACTCCAACAACAACCGGACCGACGCCTTCGGCGAACGAACCCGGCCTGCGCTCTCAGGGGGCTGAGGCCACGCCTGAACCTGAAGTTGACCAGGTAGAGCCTCCATCTGttgagaaacagaaggcGGTGGCGCCTCCACCAGGATTGACAACTTCGAACAAAGAAGATAAGGAGGATACGACTTCTTCTGCGGACTCCGCCTCTACGATTCGACCGCAGACGGGCAGGgcagcctcatcatctggTATAATCACCGCAGAAGAACATGTGGCCAAGGGGATTGAATGCCACGAGAAAGGATCTCTAAAAGAATCTACTTATCATCTGCGGATTGCTGCCAAGCAAAATCACCCCACTGGGATGCTTCTCTATGCTCTGGCATGCCGCCATGGCTGGGGTATGCGACCAAACCAACGAGAAGGCGTGCAATGGCTCCGTAAAGCCGTCGATTGTGTGGGACTCGAGCTGATGGACGATTCGAATGGCACTATACCTCAGCGAGCAAAGGAGATGCAAAAGGCCTATCGTGCGCAGTTTGCCCTCAGTATCTACGAGCTTGGCGTGAGCCATCTGAACGGATGGGGTATCGAACAGGACAAATCTCTGGCTTTGCGCTGCTTCGAGATTGCAGGTCAGTGGGGTGATGCGGACGCTCTAGCAGAGGCTGGATTTTGCTACGCTGAAGGTATCGGCTGCAAGAAGGACATGAAGAAAGCGGCCAAGTTCTATCGCCAGGCGGAAGCGAAGGGGATCAGCATGGTTGGGAACAGCTG GATTTACAAGGACAAGTACAAGTCGGATGACGAATCCGCCCCTCGTTCGCGTGGCCGAGGTCGACAGGGTGGAACGCCTGAGAAGAACGCCCGCAGCAAGTCCCGAACTCGCAGTCTTTTCCATCGCAAAAAGTCTCTAGCAGCTGAAGCTTGA